The Temnothorax longispinosus isolate EJ_2023e chromosome 7, Tlon_JGU_v1, whole genome shotgun sequence genome contains a region encoding:
- the Per gene encoding period circadian regulator isoform X5: MEEVFVENAKVSDSGYSNTCSNSQSQRSSGSSVSRNSNRSESSGYCTRRPSTFGSSNEALPQPISKRKNKEHKKKKSKAALNAAAEAEADMKTVTALPEIASYNAAAPANTVLGQKPEVTTVELVDATDPGEHNGDTVADPEAGLASRTVPPDDSTSQANEGFCAVISMHDGLVLYTTPSICTALGYLKDAWIGRSFIDYVHPKDKTTLADQITSGIASPQEESKGINGRRASLFCGLRRFTRYNVLKGYRADARSNLYLPFHLTLSFRDRTAEQQPSNRVMFLVVTAQPVHSAYKAPEETIISSVFTTRHTATCHLSHVDPDVVQYFGYLPQDMVGRSLFDFYHPEDLPFIKDIYETVIRLEGSSFRSKPYRFAVQNGGCVVLETEWSSFINPWTKKLEFVVGQHRVLKGPVDPDIFRVSRDTECGYLASISEEVLKEAKIIQGEIRALLDQSIQRTSDITEHDVSKRCKDLASFMESLLQETKVPGVGKDGLLAADELRSFSEHDSVMLGEISPHHEYYDSKSSTETPPSYNQLNYNENIERFFQSKPPVATMYGSDEENVNSSNDEGARKYMSLINGSGTSGSGSAENLSSGSNNQTSSASRGDVSNTASNSNTTATESFKPPTLTETLLNRHNEDMEKLMMQKHRELRSSIKNSDKLKDSRIKTEKVNGIDQSAHYANQGHGVKRSGSHSWEGDSFKVSKHDKISRTSTAGPANLTTTFTSMNIDQSTVVQTGANINLWPSLSVTMPSSAPTQSCVPSHNTNSEAVPRFPLLPSVIPVYYIPVAQPNESATTMSSSQEKLGPPPSTQPTQQSPYMFAPVSYVATAMAGVIYPAVIGAPPPRAMMYRPFLIPEQAPAATTRENQQLNDKCPDRKRPASQATSVKAEPGSTMAMSESSKKEKAVSEGLLIMKDHHRPTDYNGDESSSSSFYSSFLYKSSDSSCNPDQKTCEVSSEEYTKCHQGMRRKDPPWLEGVQLTPELIYEYQMHPKTLNEVLKTDLDAMKNFNQPLLVNDQLEQLYLDLEMESFGTKLILEEGMTSSGSDSESSNCSWTESQRKQRRRMVKYGKLMMIHEENAPLPSPLPSQTISYEHS; the protein is encoded by the exons ATGGAGGAGGTATTCGTGGAGAACGCCAAGGTGTCGGACTCGGGATACTCCAACACCTGCAGCAACAGCCAGTCGCAGCGCAG CAGCGGCAGCTCGGTCTCGAGGAACAGCAATCGCTCCGAAAGCAGCGGCTACTGCACTAGACGTCCCTCGACCTTCGGATCCAG CAATGAAGCGCTGCCGCAGCCGATCAGCAAGAGGAAGAACAAGGAgcacaagaagaagaagtcgAAAGCGGCGCTCAACGCCGCCGCCGAGGCGGAAGCCGACATGAAGACAGTGACCGCGCTACCGGAAATCGCGTCGTATAACGCTGCCGCGCCGGCAAACACCGTACTTGGCCAGAAACCAG AGGTGACCACCGTAGAATTGGTGGACGCAACGGATCCCGGCGAGCACAACGGCGACACCGTCGCAGACCCGGAAGCAGGACTTGCTTCACGAACGGTCCCCCCGGACGATTCCACGTCTCAGGCCAAT GAGGGATTTTGCGCGGTGATTTCGATGCACGACGGTCTCGTGCTGTACACAACCCCGTCGATATGCACCGCCCTTGGCTATCTCAAAGACGCCTGGATCGGCCGATCTTTCATCGATTATGTGCATCCGAAGGACAAAACCACCTTGGCCGATCAGATCACCAGTGGCATCGCCTCGCCGCAAGAGGAATCTAAgg GCATCAATGGCAGAAGAGCGAGTTTGTTCTGCGGCCTGCGGAGGTTTACCAGGTACAACGTGCTGAAAGGGTATCGCGCGGACGCCAGGTCGAACTTGTACCTGCCATTTCACCTGACCTTGTCGTTCCGGGACCGAACGGCCGAGCAACAGCCCAGCAACCGAGTTATGTTCCTCGTAGTTACCGCTCAACCCGTCCATTCCGCATACAAAG CGCCAGAAGAAACAATAATATCTTCGGTATTCACAACCCGCCACACCGCGACGTGCCACCTATCCCATGTCGATCCCGACGTAGTCCAATACTTCGGCTATCTACCACAGGATATGGTTGGCCGTTCGCTGTTTGACTTCTACCACCCCGAGGATCTACCTTTCATCAAAGACATCTATGAGACT GTGATCAGGCTCGAAGGCTCCTCCTTCAGGTCGAAGCCGTACAGGTTCGCTGTGCAGAACGGGGGCTGCGTCGTTCTCGAGACCGAGTGGTCGTCCTTTATCAATCCCTGGACGAAAAAACTAGAGTTTGTCGTAGGTCAGCATCGGGTGCTCAAGGGGCCGGTGGATCCGGACATCTTCCGCGTGTCGCGCGACACCGAGTGCGGCTACCTGGCCAGCATCAGCGAGGAGGTGCTGAAGGAGGCCAAGATCATCCAGGGCGAAATACGGGCGCTTCTCGACCAG AGCATCCAGAGAACGTCAGATATAACCGAGCACGACGTGTCGAAGCGATGTAAGGATCTAGCGTCCTTCATGGAAAGTCTGCTGCAGGAGACGAAGGTGCCCGGGGTCGGCAAGGACGGACTGCTCGCGGCGGACGAACTCAGGAGCTTTTCG GAGCACGACAGCGTGATGCTCGGTGAGATCTCGCCCCATCACGAGTACTACGACAGCAAGTCTTCCACGGAGACGCCGCCGAGCTACAACCAACTCAACTACAACGAGAACATCGAGCGCTTCTTCCAGAGCAAACCGCCGGTCGCGACCATGTACGGCAGCGACGAGGAGAACGTTAACTCCAGCAACGACGAAGGTG CGCGGAAGTACATGTCGCTGATAAACGGCAGCGGGACAAGCGGCAGTGGTAGCGCGGAGAATCTGAGCAGCGGTTCCAACAATCAGACGAGCTCGGCGAGTCGGGGCGACGTGTCCAACACCGCCAGCAACAGCAACACCACCGCGACGGAGAGCTTCAAGCCGCCCACGCTGACGGAGACGTTGCTGAATCGCCACAACGAGGATATGGAGAAGCTGATGATGCAGAAGCACCGGGAGCTGCGCTCCAGCATCAAGAATAGTGACAAGCTGAAAGACTCGCGCATCAAGACGGAAAAGGTCAACGGCATAGATCAGAGCGCACATTATGCCAATCAGGGTCACGGAGTTAAGAGAAGCGGCAGTCATAGCTGGGAGGGTGATAGCTTCAAG GTATCGAAGCATGATAAAATCTCGAGAACAAGCACGGCGGGTCCGGCGAACCTTACGACTACTTTCACCAGCATGAATATCGATCAATCGACCGTAGTGCAAACGGGGGCGAATATTAACTTGTGGCCATCGCTGTCGGTCACCATGCCTTCCTCTGCACCTACACAATCCTGCGTTCCATCTCACAA tacCAATTCGGAGGCTGTACCCAGATTTCCGTTACTCCCGTCAGTGATACCGGTGTACTACATACCGGTAGCGCAACCCAACGAGTCCGCGACGACGATGTCGTCATCACAAGAGAAGCTGGGCCCACCGCCGTCAACGCAACCGACGCAACAGAGTCCTTACA tGTTTGCTCCAGTATCTTACGTCGCGACGGCGATGGCCGGAGTGATCTATCCGGCGGTGATCGGCGCACCTCCACCGCGTGCTATGATGTACCGACCCTTTCTAATACCTGAGCAAGCACCAGCGGCAACAACGCGCGAGAACCAGCAGCTCAATGACAAGTGTCCCGATCGCAAACGACCAGCCAGTCAGGCGACCAGCGTTAAGGCCGAGCCGGGGAGCACAATGGCCATGTCCGAGTCCTCCAAAAAGGAAAAGGCCGTATCAGAAGGCCTACTGATTATGAAGGATCATCATCGGCCGACTGACTACAACGGGGACGAGTCAAGCTCGTCCAGCTTCTATAGCAGCTTCCTGTACAAGAGCAGCGACAGTAGCTGCAATCCGGATCAGAAGACGTGCGAGGTCTCTTCCGAG GAATACACCAAATGTCATCAAGGAATGCGAAGGAAGGATCCACCCTGGCTAGAGGGCGTCCAACTGACGCCGGAGTTGATCTACGAGTACCAGATGCATCCAAAGACACTGAACGAGGTGCTAAAAACCGACCTAGACGCGATGAAGAACTTCAATCAGCCATTATTGGTGAACGATCAACTGGAACAGCTCTATCTGGACCTGGAGATGGAAAGTTTCGGCACCAAGCTCATCCTCGAGGAGGGGATGACGTCGAGCGGAAGCGATAGCGAAAGTAGCAACTGCAGTTGGACTGAATCGCAG CGCAAGCAAAGGAGAAGAATGGTGAAGTATGGCAAGCTAATGATGATCCATGAGGAAAATGCGCCTCTACCATCTCCGTTGCCGTCCCAGACTATATCTTACGAGCATTCATAA
- the Per gene encoding period circadian regulator isoform X3, with translation MEEVFVENAKVSDSGYSNTCSNSQSQRSSGSSVSRNSNRSESSGYCTRRPSTFGSSNEALPQPISKRKNKEHKKKKSKAALNAAAEAEADMKTVTALPEIASYNAAAPANTVLGQKPEEVTTVELVDATDPGEHNGDTVADPEAGLASRTVPPDDSTSQANEGFCAVISMHDGLVLYTTPSICTALGYLKDAWIGRSFIDYVHPKDKTTLADQITSGIASPQEESKGINGRRASLFCGLRRFTRYNVLKGYRADARSNLYLPFHLTLSFRDRTAEQQPSNRVMFLVVTAQPVHSAYKAPEETIISSVFTTRHTATCHLSHVDPDVVQYFGYLPQDMVGRSLFDFYHPEDLPFIKDIYETVIRLEGSSFRSKPYRFAVQNGGCVVLETEWSSFINPWTKKLEFVVGQHRVLKGPVDPDIFRVSRDTECGYLASISEEVLKEAKIIQGEIRALLDQSIQRTSDITEHDVSKRCKDLASFMESLLQETKVPGVGKDGLLAADELRSFSGSRNPLLQEHDSVMLGEISPHHEYYDSKSSTETPPSYNQLNYNENIERFFQSKPPVATMYGSDEENVNSSNDEGARKYMSLINGSGTSGSGSAENLSSGSNNQTSSASRGDVSNTASNSNTTATESFKPPTLTETLLNRHNEDMEKLMMQKHRELRSSIKNSDKLKDSRIKTEKVNGIDQSAHYANQGHGVKRSGSHSWEGDSFKVSKHDKISRTSTAGPANLTTTFTSMNIDQSTVVQTGANINLWPSLSVTMPSSAPTQSCVPSHNTNSEAVPRFPLLPSVIPVYYIPVAQPNESATTMSSSQEKLGPPPSTQPTQQSPYISYVATAMAGVIYPAVIGAPPPRAMMYRPFLIPEQAPAATTRENQQLNDKCPDRKRPASQATSVKAEPGSTMAMSESSKKEKAVSEGLLIMKDHHRPTDYNGDESSSSSFYSSFLYKSSDSSCNPDQKTCEVSSEEYTKCHQGMRRKDPPWLEGVQLTPELIYEYQMHPKTLNEVLKTDLDAMKNFNQPLLVNDQLEQLYLDLEMESFGTKLILEEGMTSSGSDSESSNCSWTESQRKQRRRMVKYGKLMMIHEENAPLPSPLPSQTISYEHS, from the exons ATGGAGGAGGTATTCGTGGAGAACGCCAAGGTGTCGGACTCGGGATACTCCAACACCTGCAGCAACAGCCAGTCGCAGCGCAG CAGCGGCAGCTCGGTCTCGAGGAACAGCAATCGCTCCGAAAGCAGCGGCTACTGCACTAGACGTCCCTCGACCTTCGGATCCAG CAATGAAGCGCTGCCGCAGCCGATCAGCAAGAGGAAGAACAAGGAgcacaagaagaagaagtcgAAAGCGGCGCTCAACGCCGCCGCCGAGGCGGAAGCCGACATGAAGACAGTGACCGCGCTACCGGAAATCGCGTCGTATAACGCTGCCGCGCCGGCAAACACCGTACTTGGCCAGAAACCAG AAGAGGTGACCACCGTAGAATTGGTGGACGCAACGGATCCCGGCGAGCACAACGGCGACACCGTCGCAGACCCGGAAGCAGGACTTGCTTCACGAACGGTCCCCCCGGACGATTCCACGTCTCAGGCCAAT GAGGGATTTTGCGCGGTGATTTCGATGCACGACGGTCTCGTGCTGTACACAACCCCGTCGATATGCACCGCCCTTGGCTATCTCAAAGACGCCTGGATCGGCCGATCTTTCATCGATTATGTGCATCCGAAGGACAAAACCACCTTGGCCGATCAGATCACCAGTGGCATCGCCTCGCCGCAAGAGGAATCTAAgg GCATCAATGGCAGAAGAGCGAGTTTGTTCTGCGGCCTGCGGAGGTTTACCAGGTACAACGTGCTGAAAGGGTATCGCGCGGACGCCAGGTCGAACTTGTACCTGCCATTTCACCTGACCTTGTCGTTCCGGGACCGAACGGCCGAGCAACAGCCCAGCAACCGAGTTATGTTCCTCGTAGTTACCGCTCAACCCGTCCATTCCGCATACAAAG CGCCAGAAGAAACAATAATATCTTCGGTATTCACAACCCGCCACACCGCGACGTGCCACCTATCCCATGTCGATCCCGACGTAGTCCAATACTTCGGCTATCTACCACAGGATATGGTTGGCCGTTCGCTGTTTGACTTCTACCACCCCGAGGATCTACCTTTCATCAAAGACATCTATGAGACT GTGATCAGGCTCGAAGGCTCCTCCTTCAGGTCGAAGCCGTACAGGTTCGCTGTGCAGAACGGGGGCTGCGTCGTTCTCGAGACCGAGTGGTCGTCCTTTATCAATCCCTGGACGAAAAAACTAGAGTTTGTCGTAGGTCAGCATCGGGTGCTCAAGGGGCCGGTGGATCCGGACATCTTCCGCGTGTCGCGCGACACCGAGTGCGGCTACCTGGCCAGCATCAGCGAGGAGGTGCTGAAGGAGGCCAAGATCATCCAGGGCGAAATACGGGCGCTTCTCGACCAG AGCATCCAGAGAACGTCAGATATAACCGAGCACGACGTGTCGAAGCGATGTAAGGATCTAGCGTCCTTCATGGAAAGTCTGCTGCAGGAGACGAAGGTGCCCGGGGTCGGCAAGGACGGACTGCTCGCGGCGGACGAACTCAGGAGCTTTTCG gGATCTCGCAATCCCTTGTTGCAGGAGCACGACAGCGTGATGCTCGGTGAGATCTCGCCCCATCACGAGTACTACGACAGCAAGTCTTCCACGGAGACGCCGCCGAGCTACAACCAACTCAACTACAACGAGAACATCGAGCGCTTCTTCCAGAGCAAACCGCCGGTCGCGACCATGTACGGCAGCGACGAGGAGAACGTTAACTCCAGCAACGACGAAGGTG CGCGGAAGTACATGTCGCTGATAAACGGCAGCGGGACAAGCGGCAGTGGTAGCGCGGAGAATCTGAGCAGCGGTTCCAACAATCAGACGAGCTCGGCGAGTCGGGGCGACGTGTCCAACACCGCCAGCAACAGCAACACCACCGCGACGGAGAGCTTCAAGCCGCCCACGCTGACGGAGACGTTGCTGAATCGCCACAACGAGGATATGGAGAAGCTGATGATGCAGAAGCACCGGGAGCTGCGCTCCAGCATCAAGAATAGTGACAAGCTGAAAGACTCGCGCATCAAGACGGAAAAGGTCAACGGCATAGATCAGAGCGCACATTATGCCAATCAGGGTCACGGAGTTAAGAGAAGCGGCAGTCATAGCTGGGAGGGTGATAGCTTCAAG GTATCGAAGCATGATAAAATCTCGAGAACAAGCACGGCGGGTCCGGCGAACCTTACGACTACTTTCACCAGCATGAATATCGATCAATCGACCGTAGTGCAAACGGGGGCGAATATTAACTTGTGGCCATCGCTGTCGGTCACCATGCCTTCCTCTGCACCTACACAATCCTGCGTTCCATCTCACAA tacCAATTCGGAGGCTGTACCCAGATTTCCGTTACTCCCGTCAGTGATACCGGTGTACTACATACCGGTAGCGCAACCCAACGAGTCCGCGACGACGATGTCGTCATCACAAGAGAAGCTGGGCCCACCGCCGTCAACGCAACCGACGCAACAGAGTCCTTACA TATCTTACGTCGCGACGGCGATGGCCGGAGTGATCTATCCGGCGGTGATCGGCGCACCTCCACCGCGTGCTATGATGTACCGACCCTTTCTAATACCTGAGCAAGCACCAGCGGCAACAACGCGCGAGAACCAGCAGCTCAATGACAAGTGTCCCGATCGCAAACGACCAGCCAGTCAGGCGACCAGCGTTAAGGCCGAGCCGGGGAGCACAATGGCCATGTCCGAGTCCTCCAAAAAGGAAAAGGCCGTATCAGAAGGCCTACTGATTATGAAGGATCATCATCGGCCGACTGACTACAACGGGGACGAGTCAAGCTCGTCCAGCTTCTATAGCAGCTTCCTGTACAAGAGCAGCGACAGTAGCTGCAATCCGGATCAGAAGACGTGCGAGGTCTCTTCCGAG GAATACACCAAATGTCATCAAGGAATGCGAAGGAAGGATCCACCCTGGCTAGAGGGCGTCCAACTGACGCCGGAGTTGATCTACGAGTACCAGATGCATCCAAAGACACTGAACGAGGTGCTAAAAACCGACCTAGACGCGATGAAGAACTTCAATCAGCCATTATTGGTGAACGATCAACTGGAACAGCTCTATCTGGACCTGGAGATGGAAAGTTTCGGCACCAAGCTCATCCTCGAGGAGGGGATGACGTCGAGCGGAAGCGATAGCGAAAGTAGCAACTGCAGTTGGACTGAATCGCAG CGCAAGCAAAGGAGAAGAATGGTGAAGTATGGCAAGCTAATGATGATCCATGAGGAAAATGCGCCTCTACCATCTCCGTTGCCGTCCCAGACTATATCTTACGAGCATTCATAA